In Flavobacterium praedii, the DNA window GGTGTTGGTTCAGCAGTTGTAGTCGTTTCTTTTTTAAAATTAAATGAAGGGGCGGAATTACTGGAATCAGATTGTTGCTTTTTTTCCGATGGAGAAACTTTTACAAAATCGGGGTCTATATATTTTCCACCAAGAAGATCATCAAAGGAAATTTGAACCGCTTCTTTTTTCTTTTGAGTTTCTGGTTTTTCAGATTCTATTGGCTTAGTAATAGGTTCAATTTCTGTTTTTTCTAAAACGAACAGTGGTGCTTCAAGGGAGGCAATTTCTTCTTTTTTTTCAGCTATAACTTCTTTTGATTCTTCAATTTCAGCTATAGGTTCTACAGGTATTGATACTGGAATATCATCTATAGTTGCAATGACTTCTTCTAGTTGCTCTTTGGTTTGTTCGTTTTTGGTTTCTTCAATTTCTGCTGTAGGAATAGGTTCTTCCTCTATGATTTTATCTTCAGGAGATTCTTCTACGGCGGATTTGATAATTGCAGGGGGTCTTTGAAATTCTGGTACAGCAATGTTTTCGAAAAATTCTTTCATTTTCGCTACAACTTCTGCTTGACCAATGGTTGGTTTAGGCTCCCCAAAATGTTCTTCGACAAAACGTAGGACAGCTAATTTTTCATATAGTTTCTGGGTTTCTAAAAACAATTGATTGACATCAGATTTGTTTTTAAGTTGCAAAATTCTATGTGCTATGCTGATTAAGTCGGCTTCCAATTTTTTTTTCATGGCTTCTGAAATTATAATGAATATGGCTTTTTGTACTATTGTTCTTTGTTTGTAATTGTTGGCAACGGATTAACTTTTTTTTATTATCGAAATAAGACCTCTCAAATTTCTGAATTGATAAAAATTATCTACTTTTGAAACGAGGTAAAATTGAAGTTTACCCAATTGATTTATTACCGTTACAAAGTAATAAAAACTATTCATTTTTTAAGGTAGAAAAATACAAAATGTTTCTCGAAAACACAGTAAATCATAAAGAGCAGTTTGGTTGGATTGAAGTCATTTGCGGCTCCATGTTTTCGGGAAAAACCGAAGAGCTTATTCGTAGATTAAAGCGAGCACAATTTGCCAAACAAAAAGTGGAGATTTTCAAACCCGCTATTGATACCCGCTATCATGATGAAATGGTAGTGTCTCATGACAGTAATGAAATTCGTTCTACACCCGTTCCTGCTGCAGCCAATATTGCGATTTTGGCACAAGGCTGTGATGTGGTTGGAATTGATGAAGCACAGTTTTTTGATGATGAGATTGTAACCGTTTGCAATGACCTTGCTAACCAGGGAATTCGTGTGATTGTTGCAGGTTTGGATATGGATTTTAAGGGAAATCCTTTTGGTCCAATGCCAGCGCTTATGGCCACTGCAGAGTATGTAACCAAAGTGCATGCCGTGTGTACCCGAACGGGGAATTTAGCCAATTATAGTTTTCGAAAAACCGACAATGATAAACTCGTAATGCTTGGTGAAACCGAAGAGTATGAACCATTAAGCCGCGCGGCCTATTATCATGCAATGCGGAAAGATGATAAAAATGAGGAGAGTCAAAAAACTAAAAATAAAGACCAAAATTGAATTTAAATACTGCAAATATTGAAAGTATCCTAAAATCGAAATGGAATGGAAATCTAATAGGAGAAACTATAGATACCATTTCAATAGACAGTCGTTCTTTGCAAAATAATCAAAAAACTCTCTTTTTTGCTTTAACAGGAATCAATAACGACGCGCATATTTACATCAAGGATTTAATTAGCAAGGGAGTTCACAATTTTGTTGTAACCCATATTCC includes these proteins:
- a CDS encoding thymidine kinase yields the protein MFLENTVNHKEQFGWIEVICGSMFSGKTEELIRRLKRAQFAKQKVEIFKPAIDTRYHDEMVVSHDSNEIRSTPVPAAANIAILAQGCDVVGIDEAQFFDDEIVTVCNDLANQGIRVIVAGLDMDFKGNPFGPMPALMATAEYVTKVHAVCTRTGNLANYSFRKTDNDKLVMLGETEEYEPLSRAAYYHAMRKDDKNEESQKTKNKDQN